In Candidatus Accumulibacter cognatus, the genomic window TCGGAACGCTCAACGAGATCACGCCGGCGATCACCGCCGCCGCCGCCCGCCTGGTAAGGACAGGCACGGTCGTCGACCTCGGTCGCGTTCTGGATGAAAACACCCCCAAGTTTCCCGGTCGCTACTGGCACCAGACCGTCGATATCTCACCCCATTGGACCAACCTGCGCCGTCCCGACGCCGTAGGCCGGGGCTGGGGCCGCAACGAAATCAACTGGATCACCGAGATCCAGGTCGGCACCTTCCAGGTGGGGACGCAACTCGATTCCATCGGCCACATCCAGATCGGCGACCGATTCTACAACGGCTGGACGACGGCCGACGTGGTCGAGGACTGGGGTCTGAGCAAATTCGGCATCGAGACCGTACCGCCCATCGTTACACGCGGCATTCTCGTGGATGTAGCGGCGTACAAGGGGGTTCAACGGTTGCCCAGGGGCTACGTGATCAGCGTCGCCGACCTTGAAGGTGCCTTGCAGCGGCAAGGGATCGATGTCCAGGCCGGCGACGCCGTACTGTTCCACACCGGCTGGGGCGGGCTGTGGGGGCGCGACAATGCGCAATTCCTTTCGGGCGAGCCCGGGCCAGGCCTCGAGGTCGTGCACTGGCTATACGCACGGCATGTCGCGCTCACGGGCGCCGACACCTGGAGCTACGGACCGGTTCCTGGTGAGGACCCCGAGCGTCCTTTCCTCGTTCCCCAGACGATGTACGTGAAGATGGGCCTGTTCGGCCTGGAGAATCTGGCCACCGAGGAACTCGCCCGGCGCCGGGTGTACCAGTTCCTGTTCACCCTGACCCACGCGCGGACCCGCGGCTCCACCGCCGCGGTGATCTCGCCGGCGGCCGTGTACTGAAGGCGGGCACGACATGGACTACGACGTGATCATCATCGGCGCCGGCGCTGGCGGCTGTGCGGTCGCCTATCACCTGACCCAGTCGGGCAAGCGCGTGCTGCTGCTGGAAAAGGGCATGGCCCTGCCCAGAGACGGTAGTACCCTGGATGCCGACAAGGTTCTGCGGCGCGGCATGTTTCTCAGCGACGAGCCCTGGGTCGATCGGCGTGGAGCGACGATCGTGCCCGAGGAACACTTCAATCTCGGCGGCAAGACCAAGTGGTACGGCGCCGCCCTGTTGCGCTTCGCCGCGAACGAGTTTGATGCCGATGTGGATCACGCCTGCCTGGCCTGGCCTTTTCCCTACGAGGAACTGGCACCCTTCTATGACGAAGCCGAGCAGCTTCTCGGTGTGCGCCAGTTCGAGATCGAGGCCAACTTCCAGCAGATCGTCTCCGGTCTTCGGCGCCGGGATGCGCAATGGCGTCGGCAGCCGATGGCCCTCGGCCTGGCGGCGGACATCCTCTCTCATCCCGAGGAAGCGCGCCACTTCGACGCCTTCGCCTCGGTGCGCGGCCTGAAGTGCGATGCCGAATCGTCACTGCTACAGCGAGTGAGCCACAAGCCGAATCTGACCATCCTCACCGGCAAAGCGGTGTCGGGGTTCATCGCCGCCAGCAGCGACGCGACGCGCGTGACCGGAGTGGTGTGCGACGACGGCAGTCGCCATCACGCGACGGTGCTGGTGATCGCCGCCGGCGCCCTGCACAGTCCGCGCCTGCTGCAATCCTACCTGGAACATACGGGTCTGGCGCAGACGTTGCCGAGCTACCGCCAGGTGGGCCGCAATTACAAGGCGCACGTGCTGACGGCCATGCTCGCGCTGTCACACCGTCCGGTTACCGACGTGTTGTGCAAGACGCTGCTCCTACTGCATGACGGCATGCCGCACAGTACCGTCCAGACACTCGGCGGTAATCTGGCCGAGGAGATCGTGCGCAGCCAAATGCCCCGCCTTGTGCCGAACTGGCTGGCGGCGCCGATCGCACAAAGGGTCTACGGCCTGTTCCTGCAGACCGAGGACGGGTCGCATCCGGACAATCGAGTCGTTGCCATGGCGCAGGGCAGCAATCGTCCCCTGCTCGATTATGACCTTGCCCGGCTGCCGGCGGCACAGGCAGAGCACCGGCGCCTCGTGCATACGCTGCAACGCCAGTTGCTTGCTCTGGGGTATGTCGCACTGGTTAGGGCGATCCCGCTCCAGGGCACCGCGCATGCCTGTGGCACGCTGGTAACCGGCAACGATCCGGCGACTTCCGTCGTCGATGCCCACGGCAAGGTGCACGGCATGGGCAACCTGTACGTCGCTGATGGCAGCGTGCTGCCGCGTTCCAGCCGGGCCAACCCGGCGCTCACCATTTATGCCTGGGGCCTGCGCCTGGCAAGCCAT contains:
- a CDS encoding GMC family oxidoreductase gives rise to the protein MDYDVIIIGAGAGGCAVAYHLTQSGKRVLLLEKGMALPRDGSTLDADKVLRRGMFLSDEPWVDRRGATIVPEEHFNLGGKTKWYGAALLRFAANEFDADVDHACLAWPFPYEELAPFYDEAEQLLGVRQFEIEANFQQIVSGLRRRDAQWRRQPMALGLAADILSHPEEARHFDAFASVRGLKCDAESSLLQRVSHKPNLTILTGKAVSGFIAASSDATRVTGVVCDDGSRHHATVLVIAAGALHSPRLLQSYLEHTGLAQTLPSYRQVGRNYKAHVLTAMLALSHRPVTDVLCKTLLLLHDGMPHSTVQTLGGNLAEEIVRSQMPRLVPNWLAAPIAQRVYGLFLQTEDGSHPDNRVVAMAQGSNRPLLDYDLARLPAAQAEHRRLVHTLQRQLLALGYVALVRAIPLQGTAHACGTLVTGNDPATSVVDAHGKVHGMGNLYVADGSVLPRSSRANPALTIYAWGLRLASHLGSTVLAGQLQWSKR
- a CDS encoding cyclase family protein, whose protein sequence is MYPFVKQVIRGLAVATLALSLGTGAEALAAGSDSRALATPLPDGQKPWWPSRYGADDQLGTLNEITPAITAAAARLVRTGTVVDLGRVLDENTPKFPGRYWHQTVDISPHWTNLRRPDAVGRGWGRNEINWITEIQVGTFQVGTQLDSIGHIQIGDRFYNGWTTADVVEDWGLSKFGIETVPPIVTRGILVDVAAYKGVQRLPRGYVISVADLEGALQRQGIDVQAGDAVLFHTGWGGLWGRDNAQFLSGEPGPGLEVVHWLYARHVALTGADTWSYGPVPGEDPERPFLVPQTMYVKMGLFGLENLATEELARRRVYQFLFTLTHARTRGSTAAVISPAAVY